The segment TTCCGGGCGCCTCGGACAGTGCCCGATATAAGGCTCTCGGCAACAGTGTAGCGATTCCATGTGTGGATTTTGTTCTGCGTGGAATCGCTTATTTTTTGCAAAAGAGGGGAGAAAAACAGTGACCTGCTCTCTTTGTTGGTAGTGCTTCCTTTGAAGGAAATTCCTTGTTGGGTATTGCCATAGCTATTCCATAAGGCTTTCGATATACTTGGCTTGCAGGATCAAAGAAAGGAGCGTTCCTATGGAGAACCGAAAAAATTTATGCGCAATGATCCCGGAAGCCCTGTATGAAAAAGTCGGGAAAGAAAAGGGACGGCTGGAAATGACACTGAACCAGTACGTTGAGATGGTACTGAAGGAACATTTTGAAGGAGGAAAGATAATGGCAAACGGGACAAGAACACTGGCATTTCAGGTATCAGAGGAATTATTTATGCGGATCAAGGAGCACTTAAAAAAGACAGGGCTTAGTCAGAAAGACTTCGTGATCGGGCTGATTGAGAACGCCCTGCAGGAAGCAGAGAAAGAAAAGCCGTAAGGGAGATAAGGAATGATTCAAATTTAGTGCCGCCGGAAGCAATATGCTGCCGGCGGTAAATTTATGTGGAGGTGAAGGTTTGTATATCTATCCGGACAACTTAAAATCCAGGGCAGTCTTATGGCTCTGGCAGCTTCGGGATATCGGTATCATCGGTGTGTGCGCTTTGATATCCGTTTTATCCCTTACACAGGCAGGATTTGTCCCGCCGATTGTCCTGACCGCGGTATATGCGTTTCTGACGATCCGCTTTGAGGATACAAGCATCCTGGATTTTATCCGGTATGCCTGTGCGTACTTTTTTACCAGACAGCAGCTCTATGAGTGGAGGTTTACGGAACATGAGCAGAGAGAAGAAACTTAAAAAGCAGGAGGCAAAGAGACAGGCTTCCACAAGGCAGCTCATCGGGGCAAAAGAGATCACGGACTACAGCCTTGTGACTTATGGACAGGGAGAATTGGTGTATTTTATCGTGAAGCCGACCAACATCTCTGTGCTCTCCCAGGCCAGCGTGGGGGCAAGGATCTATGCGCTGATGACGGTACTAAAAGGCGTAGCGGAAATTGAAATGTTGTGCTTAAACAGCCGGGAGAGCTTTGAGGATAATAAGCAGTTTTTGAGGTCCCGGATTGAGCAGGAGGAAAATCCCGTAGTCCGAAAGCTGCTGGAAAAAGACCTGACTCATCTGGATCGGATCCAGGTGCAGATGGCAACCGCCCGCGAATTTTTGATCGTAATCCGGTTGAAGGATGAAAAAGAAACCGAGGTGTTCCCCTATCTTGCGCGTATTGAAAAGTCCTTAAAGGAGCAGGGCTTTTCCGTCAAGCGTGCGGATAAGGAAGATATCAAAAGACTTTTAGCTGTGTACTATGAGCAGAACGTGACCACCGAAAAGTTTGAAGATTTTGACGGGGAGCGCTGGATTATCCCGGACGATTAAAGGAGGTACTCATTTGAGAAGAACAAATACAGCTGCGGCACCCGAAATGGCTGGGGATGTGAGAATCCAGGAATTTCTGGATATGATCGCCCCATCGGTCATCAAGTTTGAAACCGATCACTTTATCTGCGGCAATACCTTCCGCTGCGTGTGGGCGTTGAGGGAATACCCGACATCCACCGATGAGCAGGCGATCCTTTCCCATCTTGGGGAAAAAGACGGGGTGACCCTTCGGATCTATACCCGCCATGTGACGCCGATGGAGGAAAAGAAGATTATCAGCAACGCGGCGAACAAAAACCGCATGGACCGCAGCAATACGAACGATCTTCAGCAGACCGTGCTGGCGGAGAGCAACCTGCAGGATGTGGCGACAATTGTAGCACAGATGCACCGAAACCGGGAACCGCTCCTTCACACGGCGGTATATTTGGAGCTGTGTGCCCATGATATCGACCAGTTAAAGCTTCTTCAGACCGAGGTACTGACGGAACTGATCCGCGCAAAGTTAAATGTAGACCGGCTGATGCTAAGGCAACAGCAAGGGTTCCAGTGTGTAATGCCAACCGGATGGAACCTGTTCCGTGACCAGTTTGAGCGGGTGCTTCCCGCGAGCAGTGTGGCGAACCTATACCCTTTTAACTATTCGGGGAAAACGGATCCCAACGGATTCTATATCGGCAGGGATAAGTTCGGCAGCAACGTGCTGGTGGATTTTAACCGCCGGGCGGATGACAAGACCAATGCCAACATCCTGATCCTGGGAAACAGCGGCCAGGGAAAGAGCTACCTGTTAAAGCTTCTGCTCACTAACCTTCGGGAATCCGGCATGCGGATCGTGGCTCTGGATCCGGAAATGGAATATGAGGATCTGACGAATAACCTGGGCGGCTGCTTTATTGACCTGATGAGCGGGGAGTTTCTTATCAATCCTCTGGAGCCAAAGACCTGGGATGATACAGGAAGCCCGGAGGATCTGGATGCGCCGCAGACCTTCCGCATACGCTCCCGCCTGTCGCAGCATATCAGCTTCTTAAAAGATTTTTTCCGAAGCTACAAGGATTTCAGCGACCGGGAAATCGATGTGATCGAGATCATGTTACAGAAACTTTATACAAAATGGGGGATCAGCGATCAGAGTCCTTTTGACCGGATGGCCTCCACGGACTACCCGATCCTTTCCGACTTTTACACCTTTATCGAGCAGGAGTATAAGGATTTTGATGAAAACAAGAGACAGCTCTATACTGCAGAGATGCTCCAGAGCATCCTGTTGGGGCTTAACTCTATGTGTGTGGGAGCAGAGAGCAAGTTTTTTAACGGCCACACGAATATCACGGATGCGGGCTTTATTACTTTTGGAGTAAAAGGACTTTTACAGGCAGGGAGGAGCCTTAAAAATGCCCTGTTGTTTAATATCCTATCCTTTATGTCCGATGAACTTTTGACGGAAGGGAATACCGCGGCAAGCCTGGATGAGTTCTATCTGTTCCTTTCAAACCTGACCGCCGTGGAATATGTCCGCAACTTTATGAAGCGTGTCAGAAAGAAAGAATCGGCGGTCATCATTGCCAGTCAGAACCTGGAGGATTTTAATTTGGACGGTGTGAAGGAGTACACCAAGCCGCTGTTTTCCATCCCGACCCATCAGTTCCTGTTCAACGCCGGCAGTATTGATGCCAGATTTTATACGGATACATTGCAGTTAGAGGACAGTGAGTATAACCTGATCCGCTACCCACAGAGGGGCGTGTGTCTCTATAAATGCGGCAATGAGCGTTATAACCTGATGGTTCATGCACCGGAACACAAGGCGAGGCTGTTCGGAAAGGCAGGTGGAAGATAAAGGAGGTGACGGCAGATGGATCTCAAAGAACAGAGATTTGGGATCGAGATCGAGATGACAGGCATCACCCGTGAGGCCGCGGCGGAAACGGCGGCGGAATACTTCGGGACCCGCAGCCGCTATATCGGAACCTATTATGATGCCTACGCGGCGCTGGATCCGGAGGGGCGGCAGTGGAAATTTATGAGTGACGGAAGCATTGATGCGCAGAAAAGGGCAGGAGGAAAGAAGATATCGGCTGACCGTGAATACCAGACGGAAATGGTAAGCCCCATCTGCCGGTATGAGGACATTGCCTCCATTCAGGAGATTGTGCGGAAACTAAAAGAGCGGGGTGCCTTCGTAAACAAAACCTGCGGGATCCATGTGCATATCGACGCCTCTCCGTTCGATGCCAGGACGCTCAGAAATATCACCAACATCATGGCGTCCAAGGAGGATCTGATTTATAAGGCCTTGCAGGTCTCCGTGTCCCGCGAGCATTCCTACTGCAGGAAAGTGGAGCAGCGTTTTCTGGAGGAGCTGAACCAGAAGAAACCGAAAACACTGGATGGGGTGGAGCGCATCTGGTACGGCGGGGATAGCCGCAGGGATATGCACTATGATGACAGCCGCTACCACTGCCTGAACCTGCATTCCGTATTTCAGAAAGGGACCGTGGAGTTTCGGCTTTTCAACGGGACGCTCCATGCGGGTAAGATCAAAGCCTATATCCAGTTTTCTCTTGCAATCGGGGCGCAGGCGTTAAACCAGAGCTGTGCCAGCCGGAGGAAAACCCAGACGACCAATGAAAAATATACCTTCCGTACCTGGCTCTTACGGCTGGGATTAAACGGGGAGGAATTCGCCACAGCCCGCTATCATCTGTTGAAGGAACTGCCCGGCTGCATTGCATGGAGGGATCCCGCCCAGGCGGAGGCTCAAAAGGAACGGATGCGGCAGAAAAGGGAAAAAGAGAGGGAGGCGGCAGCATCGGAGCGGCAGGCCCCTTCCAGTGTGCAGGAGCCGAATCAAACAGAAGGAGCAGAAGATGCCGAGGTTTTGGAAGAAGCCCCGGCTTTTATGATGCGGATGTAGGAAAGGAGAATCGTGCAATGAGCAGGAAAGAGAGACTTTATATTGCCTACGGCAGCAACCTCAATCGGCCGCAGATGGCATTCCGCTGTCCGACCGCAAAGGTGGCCGGAGCGAGCGAGCTGAAAGGGTATGAGCTGCTGTTTCGAGGCGGAAGGCTTGGAGCGGTTGCGACCGTGGAACCCAAGGAAGGAAGCTCGGTCCCTGTGCTTCTCTGGAAAATCCGGGAAGCGGATGAGGCAGCGCTGGACCGCTATGAAGGATACCCCAGATTTTATGGGAAGCAGATGATGGAGGTGGATTTAAACGGGAAAAAAGTGTCGGCCATGGTGTATGTGATGACTCCCGGATATGAATTCGGGATCCCTTCGGAGCGCTATGCGGATACGATCCTTAAAGGCTACGAGGAGGCGGGATTTGATCCTCAGATTTTGGAGGATGCGATTGACCATGCCTATGAGCTTGTGGCTGAGATGGAAGAGCAGGCAGGAATGAAAGCCCGGTTCGGGATGGGAGGATTCGATACGTTCCACTAAAAAGCAAAGAAAAAGTGAGACGGAAGTCCCCGCTCACTTCTTTACGGCTGTAATTGCTTTGATATAAGAACGGAGCATCTCCTCCACATAAGGGAGATATTCCGGATCCAGACCGGACAGCATGGCGTTGACCGTTGACAGGTCTCCATGTTCTTCTTTTCCGAAGAGAATATAGTCGGCAGAGACTCCCAGTGCATGGCAGAGCTTTACAAGGGATTCAGCGGTAAAACTGCCGGAGCCAAGCTCGATGGTGCCTAAAAACGAGCTTGCCAGATCCGCTTTTTCCGCAAGAGTTTCCCGTGAATATCCGAGAGCTTCCCTGCATTTTCGGATCCGTCCGCCTATCTCTATATTGAACTGTTTTTTCAAACCATCACCACCTCATATACCCTTGATAGTGATAGTTTATCTTACTCAATCGAATATAAACATCATTGATAGAGGTTGATTGACAACCTGTATAAAGTATAATAGAAAGGGGGAATGCCTATGGCAGCTCCGGCCGCAGTAGTGGCGGCAAAGGCCGTCCTGGCCACGGCAGCGGATAAACGAACGAGGACTGTGGTTCTTTCTGTAGCTGCGGCACTGCTTGTTCCGTTTATCTTAATTATGACTGTTATCTTATGTACCTTATCCGGAGCGGCGGATCATAACACCTCAGCCGTAAATACGGCGTTTCATGGCGGGTATCTATCTTCAAAGGTACCAGGCCAATACCGGATGTACATTGAGAAGATGCAGGACTGCTTTCTTAATCTGGATCAGGCAGTCGCAGAGATTAATGACATGGCAGAGAATGAAACTTTAGATGCGGATCAGGTAAAATCGGTTTTTTATTCTCTGTTTTTTGGCGCGGACCAGCCCCGCATGGGCATGGAAGAATACCGGAAATTTGCAGATTGCTTTGTGGCGTATGAGGAGAGAGAGGACGAAGAAGGGGACAGCTATACGGTGGCTGTGCCGGTTCATGACCTGCAGACGGTCTATTTCAACCTGAATTCTGTGTTTGGCATATCGGCAGCCATGGAAACTCAGGTCAATGCGAACCGAATTTATACGCTGGTAAAATACGGACAAGCCCTGCCGGGAGGAAACGGTATGCTGCCGGGAGAGGCCATGGGAGACGGCAGCTTTGCGGCTCTGATGGCGGAAGCAACCAAATACATTGGCTGGCCTTATGTGTGGGGAGGAAGCTCGCCAGCGACCAGCTTTGACTGCAGCGGATATATTTGCTGGGTCTATACCAAGTCCGGTGTCTATAATCTTCCCCGTACCACGGCCCAGGGAATCTTCGATCAGTGTGCAGTAATCCCCAAGGAGGAAGCCAAACCCGGCGACCTGATCTTTTTTACAGGAACCTATGCGTCCGCAAGCCCTGTAAGCCATGTAGGGATCTATGTGGGAGGAAACCAAATGCTACACTGCGGGTCCCCCATCGGGTATGCCAATATTGATTCCGCTTATTGGTCCGGGCATTTCTATGCGATGGGGCGGCTTCCGGGAGGAGGGACTTATGAAAGCGACCTTTGAACGTAAGCCGGATTTTAACTTTAAGGATTTTGTCATTGAGAAAACAGTCGTAGTTCCTACGGAAGTGTTCGAGGATATGTTAAAGCATCCTCTGGAGGAGCGTCCTTTTATTACAGAGAACATCTCTTTGATGCATCAGGACGAGGGCGGCGTATACCACTGCCTCCTGGTTACCGGGAGGGGCAGAGCGGATGGAATCCTGGTGGAAAGTGAAGGCTATAGATACCCCAGATATGCGTCTTATGTGCCGGAGGCCGCCGCACTGCAGTACCCATCTCTCTCAAAGTGGAACATGGAATTGGCGTCCGCTGTGGATTTTATTATCACAGAAGGCACTGCCCAGACAACTGAAGGCAACTGGATTATAGACTTTGAAGAGCTGGAAGCCCGGACCGGTTTATGTGTGGATGGAAAGCCATTCCTGCAGGAGATGTTTAGAGATATGCTCTGGGATCGCCCGGAAACAGCCGATGTGATCATTGATGATGGCAGAATTGACATTGCTTATTATCTGGATTTCTGCCCAAATGTCTCGGAGAATCAGCAGGAGGAAGGTGTAGGAAGCGAGATGAAAATGCAGTGATAAAAGGATCTCTGTGAAAAAGTGACAAGAAGATTTGTCCGGTTCTCGTATCGACTTTTCCGGGGCGTTACGGTATCCTCTGTGGCTGAAAGGAGGGATCCGGACAGATGGATGGAATACTGGATCAATTGAATCAGGTGATCGAAGCCAGGCTCGCGCAGATCAAGGACGGGATGGAGGAGAAAAATCTAACGGAGTGCTTGAAAGAGACAAAAGAAGAAGTGGAGCGTATGGATCGGATTTTGCGCATGCTGCCGAGAGACGAAATGGAGTGGCTGAATGACAAGCTGTTGGAACGGCTTACCATTCCAATGGAGGAGCGGATGCGATATTACAAAACCGGCTTGTCCGATGCCATCGAGCTTCTGCGGTTTCTTAGAGCCTGAAAAAAGGATGGAACAGAAAGCGGCCTTTAAACGGCCGCCTGTTCTTGTCATATATTATAAAAAACAGGAGGACTGCGAATGAAGAATACAACCCTGACAGTAACGTTCAATACGGAGAAACTGGATGCGCTGACATTCCATATGGAAAAACGCGAAGCGGATCTGCAGACAGAGTTAAATGATACAGTCCAGCGGCTTTATGAAAAATATGTGCCGCAGGCAACCCGTGAATATATTGATGACAAGGTCTCCCGTGATGCTGCGGGAAAGGACCGTGCCCGCCGTCCGGTACGCCCGGCAGCCCGCAGATCGGAGGAGGAGAACTCAGAGAAAACCCTGGCGGGAGGCAACGCTGAACTGCTTCCACCCGTGTAAGCCCCTGTGGGCCGCCGTGTCGGCTTTTTGGGAAAGGAGTGGGACCTGCATCCCCTGACAGAAGATTTCGGCCATGTCGAGGCGATTTGGGAAAAGGGAAGAAAACCCTCCGGGAATGCTTTCCCAGGCGGGATTTTGACAGAGCAGGCAGGGTCGAAATGTGTGCAGGTTAAAGGGCGGGTGGCTTTAAAGAGCCTCCCTGCCCGCTTCACACCGCCCGGCAAAGCCGTGCGGGGATTTTCCTTTCCACCCATAAAATGGTCTTTAGAGAATCCAAGTGGCTTGGAGGGGAGTTAGGCAGGCTGTTTGGAAAAATGACAGGTGGCTTTGGAATCAACGGCGGAAAGGAGGCGTTTATGAGCGGAAATGCAGAGAAAACCAAGTTTTCCATTCGGGTGGATACGGAACTGGTTGCCCTGGCAGATGCTTATATCAAAGACAGCACGGTAAGGAACCGCACGGAGCTTATGGAAGATGCGCTGCGTTTCTACCTGGGATTTCTGACATCAAAGAAAGCGGAGGATTACCTGCTCCAGTCAATTTCCTCTGTGATGACGGGAACAATGCAGGACAGTGAAAACCGCTTGGCTCGCATGGATTTTAAAATCGCGGTGGAGTTGTCAAAGCTGTCCCAGGTCATCGCCTACACACATGATGTTGACGAGGAGGCCATGAAGCGCCTGCATACAAAATGTGTGGAGGAGGTCAGGCGCATCAACGGAGCGATTGATTTTGAAGATGCATACAAATATCAGAAGCGAGAAACCTAAAGGAACAGGAAAATCTTTGTTGGGTTTTGGTATAGACTTACCACTCAGAATTTGTTTATTGTGTGCTGAAAAAGGAGTGATCCGGTATGGACAAGAAGGAAATTTATGAGATGGTCATTCAGGAGATGACGGAGCATGCGCTGATGCGGCGCAGGGAAAGCTGTGAGGAAGAAGAACAAAAACTTTATCAGGAGATTGGTGTCTTATCGGAACAGAAACGGGATGTGCTTGCAAAGCTTTCAACTGAGGCTCGTCAGGTGATTGATGACTACATCACGAAAACAAATCTGATTGCACAGCATGAATGCGAGTATCTCTATGTACAGGGCGCAAGGGACTGCGTAGAGCTGTTAAAAAAGTTAGGTGTATTGTAAAACACAGAAAGAAGGGTCTGCTTCGGCAGGCCTTTCTTCTTTCAAGGAGAGGAAACCGGATTGCCAAAACTGATTTTTACTTCCCGGTATCTTAAAGACGCACCGGCAGCGCAGCTGGAAAACTATGTGCGATACATCGGTACACGCGAGGGAGTTGAAAAAATTGATGAAAGTAAATTGTATCTTCCAGCGACGGGCAATCAGAGACAACTGATCACTAAGCTCATCCGTGATATTCCACAGACAAAAGAACTGCTGGAATACACGGATTTTTTATTGAAGCCAACGATTGGCAATGCTTCTGAACTGATCTCTCGTGTGCTGGAGCAAAATGTGGATCTTATTGGGACGCGCAGAAACTATGTGGATTATCTTGCAAACCGTCCCCGCGTGGAGCGGGTGGGAGAGCATGGTCTTTTTACAGATGCCGGAGAGCCTGTCATCTTAAAAAAGGTACAGGAAGATGTGGCACAGCATAAAGGACCGATCTGGACCCATGTGATCTCTCTGCGGCGGGAGGATGCAAAACGGCTTGGATATGACTGTGCATCCCAATGGATGGCACTGCTTCGTTCCAAGCGCGCCATGCTTTGTCGGCACATGAAAATCGACAGCGCAAATCTCAGATGGTATGCAGCGTTCCATAACGAGGGCCATCATCCCCATGTGCATCTGGTGGTTTATTCCGCAAAAGAAAACGACGGATATCTTACCAAGCCGTCCATTGAAGCCATGCGCTCCGAACTGGCCCATGATATTTTCCGGCAGGACTTTGCAAACCTTTATGAGGAACAAAATCCGGCGAGAGAGGAATTGAAATCCGGCGCGGAGGATGTACTGCGGCAGAAACTGGAGGAACTGAAAAGCGGTGTCCTTGTGAATGGCCGGATTGAACGTATGATGATTACTTTGTCGGAACGCCTGCAAAATACGTCAGGGAAAAAGGTCTATGGGTATCTGAAACGGGATGTGAAAAATCTTGTGGATCAGATCGTGGATGAGCTGGAAAAAGATAAGCGTGTGTCGGAATTATACCAGGCTTGGGGAAAGTGGCAGAATGAGATTCTCCTGACCTATCGGAATGATTCGCTGCCCCTTCCTCCTTTATCGAAGCAGAAGCAGTTTAAAAGTATCAAAAACATGGTAATCGCGGAGGCGTTAAAGCTGGACGGTTCCCATTTTTCATTTGAGGATGCGCATGCTCCGGAGCCGGAGGAAGGTTGGGAACTGGAAGAATCTTTGGAGAGAGAAAACCTGTTGGAACCGGATGCTCTCTTAGAAGAACGGGAACTGCCGGAAGAGGGAGAAGCACAGAATCGACAGGAAGCATTTCATGCAGACTGGACTAAGCAGTATAAACTTGCGCGAAAATATCTGTATGGCGGAAACGATGTGGAGCAGGATTTTTCCCAAGCGCTTGTGTTGTTCCTTGCTGAAGCAAAAACAGGAAATGCGCTTGCCATGTATGATCTGGGGAGGATGTGCGCGGATGGGCTTGGGTGTGAAGCAGATCCGGAATTGGCAAAAGACTGGTACCGGAAGGCCCTGACGGCTTTCCTTTACGCAGAGCGCACGGGGAAAGAACTGAAGCTCCCCTACCTGTGGTATCGCATCGGAAAGATGTATGCTGCGGGGCTTGGGACAGAACACAAGGTAAGTGGCACCGAAGGTGCAGGAGAGGAAAACCTGGGCCGGGATTATGCATCCGCCGCTACATGGTTTTCAAAGGCGGTCTCACGAAACCATAAGTATGCTCAATATTCTCTTGCCGGATTGTATTACCGCGGGCAGGGAGTAGAGCAGGATTTTTCCCAGGCGTTCCTGCTGTATCAGTTGTCTGCCAAACAGGGAAACCCGTATGCATCTTATGAACTGGCAAAGATGCTTGGGGACGGGATAGGCACGGATCCGGATCCTTGGCAGGCGAAGGAACAGTTTGAGAAAGCATTTATCGGTTTTTCCGCTCTGGAGAGGGAAAGCCATGATGATAAGCTGCAGTACCGCCTGGGATGGATGCTCCATACCGGGACCGGCACAGAAAAGGATGAGGAACGGGCGGCAGAGTATTGGAAACAGGCTGCACAGCTCGGAAATATTCATGCACAGTATGCTCTGGGAAAGTTATGGCTTACGAATGGTGCCGGTAATCTAAAGCAGGCAGTGGAATGGATCGAGAAAGCGGCAGAAGCAGGGAACGGTGCTGCGCAGTATGCGTTGGCAAAAATCTATCGGGACGGAGAACATGTCTCAAAAGATATTGGAAAAGCAGTCGACCTCTTCACTTTATCTGCGGAACAGGGAAATGGGTATGCGGCTTATCAGCTGGGGAAATTGTATCTTGCCGGTGAAGAAATCCCAAAAGATGTGCAGGCGGCTGTGCGGTGGATGGAAGCTGCGGCTGAGAAAGGAAATTCCTATGCCCTGTATGCTCTCGGCAAGCTGTATCTCTGCGGGAAGGATGTCCCATACGATAAAGAGAAAGCTGTTTTTTATCTGCAGGCATCTGCCGAGCAGGGAAATATGTATGCACAGATTCTTCTGGAACATATGGGGTCATTTCACAATCCGTTCACCTTTCTTGCAGCAACTCGGCTTTTGCACCATTTGGAAAAACTGTTTCAGGAGGATTACTGGAAAGGCACAGGAGGTGTTTCCTATCACATCGACCGAAAGCGCAGAAGGAAACTGGCGGAGAAAAAGCAGGCACAGGGGCATAAACGGGATGACCATGAGCCGGTACAACAAGTTTATTAAGGGAGGTGGATGTATGGCCGGGTATGTTTATTTCACAGAAGAGCAGAAACAGCGGGCCAACCAAGTAGATCTGGAAGATTTCCTGTCCCGCCAGGGGGAGAAACTGCTGCGCTCCGGCAGGGAGAAGCGTCTGTCCAGCGATCACAGTATCACTGTGCGGGGAAACCGCTGGTATGACCATGCCACAGAAAAAGGCGGATATCCGATTGACTTTGTGAAGATGTTCTACGGGCAGAGCTTCCCCGATGCGGTAACGATGTTGCTGGGCGGAGAGCAGGGACAAACTTACCGTGAAAGCAGAAAAGTGGAACCGGAGCCACAAAAACCGTTTCTGCTTCCCGAAGCCAATCCGGATATGCGCCGGGTATTTGCATACCTTACCGGAACACGCTGCTTGGACCGAAGTGTGGTAAAAGTATTTGTAAAAGCAAAGATGATCTATGAGGATGCGGTGTACCACAATGCGGTGTTTGTCGGCTATGACTCAGACGGTGTTCCCCGTCATGCGCATAAGCGGGGAACTTATACGAAAGGGGAACCGTTCAAAGGAAATGTGGACGGATGCGATCCGAGATACAGCTTTCACTGGATCGGAAAGAGCGATATGGTCTATGTGTTTGAGGCGCCTATTGATCTGCTTTCCTTTATTTCCCTTTATCAAAAGGACTGGCGGATACACAGCTATGTGGCTCTCTGCGGTGTGGCGGAACATGCGCTTTTGCAGCTTCTATCCGATGTATCTCAGGTAAAAAGAATTGCATTGTGCCTTGATAATGATAAAGCGGGGATACAGGCGCGGGAGAGAATCAAACAGAGGTTATCGGAGCGGGGATACCGGGATGTATTCCCGCTCTTTTCACAGCAAAAAGACTGGAATGAGGATCTGCAGGCACTTACAAAGCCACCTCCAAAGCAGGAGGAGCAAGGATTTGCTATGCGGATGGACTGAAGGGAGGAATGAAATGGAAGCAGAGAACATTATCCTGTTTGTCTGCATCGGACTTGGGATGTTTGCGGTGATCGGCGGTCTTGCGATGCTGTCCAATTACTATACGTTAAACGGAATCAAGTCACGGACGGTCGGAGACGGCCAGCATGGGACCGCAAGGTTTGCCACGGAGAAAGAGATCCGGGAGACATACGCTCATGTCTCCTATGAACCGGAAAAATGGAGGCGCGGGGAAGCTCTTCCTACGGAGCAGGGACTGGTGGTGGGATATAAAAAGAAAGGGAACTCCATTACAGCCCTGGTAGACAGCGGAGATATCCACTGTT is part of the Clostridium sp. M62/1 genome and harbors:
- the mobP3 gene encoding MobP3 family relaxase; translation: MPKLIFTSRYLKDAPAAQLENYVRYIGTREGVEKIDESKLYLPATGNQRQLITKLIRDIPQTKELLEYTDFLLKPTIGNASELISRVLEQNVDLIGTRRNYVDYLANRPRVERVGEHGLFTDAGEPVILKKVQEDVAQHKGPIWTHVISLRREDAKRLGYDCASQWMALLRSKRAMLCRHMKIDSANLRWYAAFHNEGHHPHVHLVVYSAKENDGYLTKPSIEAMRSELAHDIFRQDFANLYEEQNPAREELKSGAEDVLRQKLEELKSGVLVNGRIERMMITLSERLQNTSGKKVYGYLKRDVKNLVDQIVDELEKDKRVSELYQAWGKWQNEILLTYRNDSLPLPPLSKQKQFKSIKNMVIAEALKLDGSHFSFEDAHAPEPEEGWELEESLERENLLEPDALLEERELPEEGEAQNRQEAFHADWTKQYKLARKYLYGGNDVEQDFSQALVLFLAEAKTGNALAMYDLGRMCADGLGCEADPELAKDWYRKALTAFLYAERTGKELKLPYLWYRIGKMYAAGLGTEHKVSGTEGAGEENLGRDYASAATWFSKAVSRNHKYAQYSLAGLYYRGQGVEQDFSQAFLLYQLSAKQGNPYASYELAKMLGDGIGTDPDPWQAKEQFEKAFIGFSALERESHDDKLQYRLGWMLHTGTGTEKDEERAAEYWKQAAQLGNIHAQYALGKLWLTNGAGNLKQAVEWIEKAAEAGNGAAQYALAKIYRDGEHVSKDIGKAVDLFTLSAEQGNGYAAYQLGKLYLAGEEIPKDVQAAVRWMEAAAEKGNSYALYALGKLYLCGKDVPYDKEKAVFYLQASAEQGNMYAQILLEHMGSFHNPFTFLAATRLLHHLEKLFQEDYWKGTGGVSYHIDRKRRRKLAEKKQAQGHKRDDHEPVQQVY
- a CDS encoding DUF3991 and toprim domain-containing protein yields the protein MAGYVYFTEEQKQRANQVDLEDFLSRQGEKLLRSGREKRLSSDHSITVRGNRWYDHATEKGGYPIDFVKMFYGQSFPDAVTMLLGGEQGQTYRESRKVEPEPQKPFLLPEANPDMRRVFAYLTGTRCLDRSVVKVFVKAKMIYEDAVYHNAVFVGYDSDGVPRHAHKRGTYTKGEPFKGNVDGCDPRYSFHWIGKSDMVYVFEAPIDLLSFISLYQKDWRIHSYVALCGVAEHALLQLLSDVSQVKRIALCLDNDKAGIQARERIKQRLSERGYRDVFPLFSQQKDWNEDLQALTKPPPKQEEQGFAMRMD